One segment of Panicum virgatum strain AP13 chromosome 1K, P.virgatum_v5, whole genome shotgun sequence DNA contains the following:
- the LOC120650414 gene encoding aquaporin PIP1-5: MEGKEEDVRLGANRYSERQPIGTAAQGTEEKDYKEPPPAPLFEAEELTSWSFYRAGIAEFVATFLFLYISILTVMGVSKSSSKCATVGIQGIAWSFGGMIFALVYCTAGISGGHINPAVTFGLFLARKLSLTRALFYMVMQCLGAICGAGVVKGFQQGLYMGGGGGANAVNPGYTKGDGLGAEIVGTFVLVYTVFSATDAKRSARDSHVPILAPLPIGFAVFLVHLATIPITGTGINPARSLGAAIIYNRSHAWNDHWIFWVGPFIGAALAAIYHVVIIRAIPFKSRD; this comes from the exons ATGGAGGGCAAGGAGGAGGATGTTCGGCTGGGCGCCAACCGGTACTCTGAGCGGCAGCCCatcggcacggcggcgcagggcaccGAGGAGAAGGACTACAAGGAGCCTCCCCCGGCGCCGCTGTTCGAGGCGGAGGAGCTGACGTCGTGGTCCTTCTACCGCGCCGGCATCGCCGAGTTCGTGGCCACCTTCCTGTTCCTCTACATCAGCATCCTGACGGTGATGGGCGTGAGCAAGTCGTCGAGCAAGTGCGCCACCGTGGGCATCCAGGGCATCGCCTGGTCCTTCGGCGGCATGATCTTCGCGCTCGTCTACTGCACGGCGGGCATCTCCGGCGGCCACATCAACCCGGCGGTCACCTTCGGCCTCTTCCTGGCGCGCAAGCTCTCGCTCACGCGCGCGCTCTTCTACATGGTGATGCAGTGCCTGGGCGCCAtctgcggcgccggcgtcgtcaAGGGGTTCCAGCAGGGGCTCtacatgggcggcggcggcggcgccaacgCCGTCAACCCGGGCTACACCAAGGGCGACGGCCTCGGCGCCGAGATCGTCGGCACCTTCGTCCTCGTCTACACCGTCTTCTCCGCCACCGACGCCAAGCGCAGCGCGCGCGACTCGCACGTGCCCATCCTGGCGCCGCTTCCCATCGGCTTCGCCGTCTTCCTCGTGCACCTCGCCACCATCCCAATCACCGGCACCGGCATCAACCCCGCGCGCAGCCTCGGCGCGGCCATCATCTACAACAGGTCACACGCATGGAACGACCAT TGGATCTTCTGGGTGGGCCCCTTCATCGGCGCTGCTCTTGCGGCCATCTACCACGTGGTCATCATCAGGGCCATCCCCTTCAAGAGCCGCGACTGA